In Cyprinus carpio isolate SPL01 chromosome A1, ASM1834038v1, whole genome shotgun sequence, the following proteins share a genomic window:
- the LOC109068844 gene encoding probable E3 ubiquitin-protein ligase HERC3 isoform X3 translates to MLCFWGAQVREGLGLVKPDQVKHGKCGFSGIQSLCPKTAVQDMSAGRSFAGFIQDGKVSVLRLRSEDYEHHIESLELKDETDDRIRLIVCGADDAVLLSDSGKVLIMDKTTVCKPLKGLDNRQVIQIACGDHHSMALTKDGQVFVWGENSHGQLGLKKNHPSSPSAQHVQSLSGIPLAQISAGGDHSFGLSLSGVVFGWGKNSAGQLGLGDTTDRHIPTIINSLQFKKTVSISCGGEHTATLSKGP, encoded by the exons ATGTTGTGTTTTTGGGGAGCGCAGGTCAGAGAGGGTTTGGGGCTGGTAAAGCCTGACCAAGTCAAACATGGCAAATGTGGATTTTCTGGAATACAATCCTTATGTCCGAAAACTGCAGTTCAGGACATGTCAGCTGGCAGGAGTTTTGCTGGATTTATCCAGGATGGGAAGGTCTCGGTCCTGAGATTACGCAGTGAAGACTATGAGCATCATATAG AATCACTAGAGCTAAAGGATGAAACTGATGACAGAATCAGACTGATTGTCTGTGGAGCAGATGATGCGGTGCTTCTTTCTGATTCAGGAAAAGTTCTCATTATGGACAAAACTACTGTGTGCAA GCCTCTCAAAGGTCTGGATAACAGGCAGGTGATTCAGATCGCATGTGGAGACCATCATTCAATGGCACTAACTAAGG ATGGTCAGGTGTTCGTATGGGGTGAGAACTCTCATGGTCAGCTGGGTTTAAAGAAAAATCATCCCAGCTCTCCGTCTGCTCAACATGTTCAGAGTCTGAGTGGGATCCCACTGGCTCAGATCAGTGCTGGAGGAGACCACAGCTTTGGGTTGTCTCTCTCTGGAGTCGTGTTTGGATGGGGAAAGAACTCTGCTGGACAGCTGGGCCTCGGAGACACTACAG ACAGACACATCCCAACAATTATAAATAGCCTACAATTTAAGAAAACTGTGTCCATTTCATGTGGAGGGGAACACACTGCCACTTTATCAAAG ggaccataa
- the LOC109068844 gene encoding probable E3 ubiquitin-protein ligase HERC3 isoform X2, with translation MLCFWGAQVREGLGLVKPDQVKHGKCGFSGIQSLCPKTAVQDMSAGRSFAGFIQDGKVSVLRLRSEDYEHHIESLELKDETDDRIRLIVCGADDAVLLSDSGKVLIMDKTTVCKPLKGLDNRQVIQIACGDHHSMALTKDGQVFVWGENSHGQLGLKKNHPSSPSAQHVQSLSGIPLAQISAGGDHSFGLSLSGVVFGWGKNSAGQLGLGDTTDRHIPTIINSLQFKKTVSISCGGEHTATLSKDHKLDHKDHKVDSSLKICFMDRCGLFLHYFYIS, from the exons ATGTTGTGTTTTTGGGGAGCGCAGGTCAGAGAGGGTTTGGGGCTGGTAAAGCCTGACCAAGTCAAACATGGCAAATGTGGATTTTCTGGAATACAATCCTTATGTCCGAAAACTGCAGTTCAGGACATGTCAGCTGGCAGGAGTTTTGCTGGATTTATCCAGGATGGGAAGGTCTCGGTCCTGAGATTACGCAGTGAAGACTATGAGCATCATATAG AATCACTAGAGCTAAAGGATGAAACTGATGACAGAATCAGACTGATTGTCTGTGGAGCAGATGATGCGGTGCTTCTTTCTGATTCAGGAAAAGTTCTCATTATGGACAAAACTACTGTGTGCAA GCCTCTCAAAGGTCTGGATAACAGGCAGGTGATTCAGATCGCATGTGGAGACCATCATTCAATGGCACTAACTAAGG ATGGTCAGGTGTTCGTATGGGGTGAGAACTCTCATGGTCAGCTGGGTTTAAAGAAAAATCATCCCAGCTCTCCGTCTGCTCAACATGTTCAGAGTCTGAGTGGGATCCCACTGGCTCAGATCAGTGCTGGAGGAGACCACAGCTTTGGGTTGTCTCTCTCTGGAGTCGTGTTTGGATGGGGAAAGAACTCTGCTGGACAGCTGGGCCTCGGAGACACTACAG ACAGACACATCCCAACAATTATAAATAGCCTACAATTTAAGAAAACTGTGTCCATTTCATGTGGAGGGGAACACACTGCCACTTTATCAAAG GACCATAAATTGGACCATAAGGACCATAAAgtggacagttcactcaaaatctgtttcatggacagatgtgggttattccttcattatttctacatcagttaa
- the LOC109068844 gene encoding probable E3 ubiquitin-protein ligase HERC3 isoform X1 has product MLCFWGAQVREGLGLVKPDQVKHGKCGFSGIQSLCPKTAVQDMSAGRSFAGFIQDGKVSVLRLRSEDYEHHIESLELKDETDDRIRLIVCGADDAVLLSDSGKVLIMDKTTVCKPLKGLDNRQVIQIACGDHHSMALTKDGQVFVWGENSHGQLGLKKNHPSSPSAQHVQSLSGIPLAQISAGGDHSFGLSLSGVVFGWGKNSAGQLGLGDTTDRHIPTIINSLQFKKTVSISCGGEHTATLSKGGTVFTFGSGGRGQLGHKSFRDEHHPRVVAELWGSEVSQVTCGR; this is encoded by the exons ATGTTGTGTTTTTGGGGAGCGCAGGTCAGAGAGGGTTTGGGGCTGGTAAAGCCTGACCAAGTCAAACATGGCAAATGTGGATTTTCTGGAATACAATCCTTATGTCCGAAAACTGCAGTTCAGGACATGTCAGCTGGCAGGAGTTTTGCTGGATTTATCCAGGATGGGAAGGTCTCGGTCCTGAGATTACGCAGTGAAGACTATGAGCATCATATAG AATCACTAGAGCTAAAGGATGAAACTGATGACAGAATCAGACTGATTGTCTGTGGAGCAGATGATGCGGTGCTTCTTTCTGATTCAGGAAAAGTTCTCATTATGGACAAAACTACTGTGTGCAA GCCTCTCAAAGGTCTGGATAACAGGCAGGTGATTCAGATCGCATGTGGAGACCATCATTCAATGGCACTAACTAAGG ATGGTCAGGTGTTCGTATGGGGTGAGAACTCTCATGGTCAGCTGGGTTTAAAGAAAAATCATCCCAGCTCTCCGTCTGCTCAACATGTTCAGAGTCTGAGTGGGATCCCACTGGCTCAGATCAGTGCTGGAGGAGACCACAGCTTTGGGTTGTCTCTCTCTGGAGTCGTGTTTGGATGGGGAAAGAACTCTGCTGGACAGCTGGGCCTCGGAGACACTACAG ACAGACACATCCCAACAATTATAAATAGCCTACAATTTAAGAAAACTGTGTCCATTTCATGTGGAGGGGAACACACTGCCACTTTATCAAAG GGCGGCACAGTGTTCACATTTGGATCCGGAGGTCGTGGTCAGCTTGGGCACAAATCATTTAGAGATGAACATCATCCGCGGGTGGTTGCTGAACTGTGGGGGTCTGAAGTGTCACAGGTCACATGTGGGAGGTAA